In a genomic window of Oncorhynchus keta strain PuntledgeMale-10-30-2019 chromosome 26, Oket_V2, whole genome shotgun sequence:
- the LOC118371576 gene encoding fibronectin type III and SPRY domain-containing protein 1 — translation MGDQKESLRKITTTLAMKNDEITNFICCLKQSLENLEGNSSRVQEDLETEFSSLHSVLDELKDSMVTRIKQERASHTYELQSQLSACSKALESSEELLEVANQTLCSSEADDFTQAAKDIKDSVTMAPAFRLSLKAKASDSMSHMMVDFTQEREMLQAIKFLPVPATPEILVSECQVCDNTVTVQWALPEPDTKIDHYDLEHRRTNYEGPPRAREDYPWMVVEGIRETEYTLTGLRFDTRYMTFRVKACNKAVAGEFSELVTLETHAFLFKLDAGSSHQNLKVEDLSVEWDSCGGKIIQDIRKDKNRTNQSPMHSPARTAMNSPKRVPSARVGRDRFTAESYTVLGDTFIDAGQQYWEVRFDKESKAFAVGLALRNLGRFDQLGKSNASWCIHLNNWLHQSLTAKHNNKARTLDCPIPDRIGVYCNYEEGALSFYNARTKTLMHTFRTKFTQPVIPAFSVWNGSFSVQTGLQVPSVVQSGQRKNSGTSSSNASLT, via the exons ATGGGAGATCAGAAG GAATCACTGCGTAAGATCACCACTACCCTGGCCATGAAGAATGATGAGATCACAAACTTCATCTGCTGTCTGAAACAGAGCCTGGAGAACCTGGAG GGGAACTCCAGCCGTGTCCAGGAGGACCTGGAGACAGAGTTCAGCTCCCTCCACTCAGTACTGGATGAGCTGAAAGACAGTATGGTCACCAGGATCAAACAGGAGAGGGCCAGCCACACCTATGAGCTACAG AGTCAGCTGAGTGCGTGCTCCAAAGCCCTGGAGAGCTCTGAAGAGCTTTTGGAGGTAGCCAATCAGACTCTCTGCTCCTCGGAAGCAGACGACTTCACTCAG GCGGCCAAAGACATTAAGGATAG TGTGACAATGGCCCCTGCCTTCCGTTTGTCACTGAAAGCCAAAGCCAGTGACAGCATGAGTCACATGATGGTGGACTTCACCCAAGAGCGGGAGATGCTGCAGGCAATCAAGTTCCTACCAG TACCTGCCACCCCAGAGATTCTggtgtcagagtgccaggtctgtGACAACACGGTGACAGTACAGTGGGCTCTGCCGGAGCCTGACACCAAGATAGATCACTATGACCTGGAGCATCGCCGCACCAACTACGAGGGGCCACCCCGCGCCCGGGAGGACTACCCCTGGATGGTGGTGGAGGGCATTCGAGAGACAGAGTACACCCTTACAG GGCTTCGCTTTGACACACGTTACATGACGTTCCGTGTGAAGGCGTGTAACAAGGCTGTGGCAGGCGAGTTCTCTGAGCTTGTAACACTGGAGACACATG CGTTCCTGTTCAAGCTGGATGCAGGCTCGTCCCATCAGAACCTGAAAGTGGAGGACCTCAGTGTGGAGTGGGACAGCTGTGGGGGGAAGATCATCCAGGACATCCGCAAGGACAAGAACAGAACCAACCAATCTCCCATGCACTCCCCAGCCAG gACGGCCATGAATTCACCGAAGAGAGTGCCGTCTGCTCGGGTCGGCAGAGACCGATTCACGGCTGAGTCCTACACTGTACTGGGAGACACCTTTATCGATGCAGGCCAGCAGTACTGGGAGGTGCGGTTCGATAAGGAGAGCAAGGCGTTCGCTGTGGGCTTGGCCCTGCGGAACCTGGGCCGCTTTGACCAGCTGGGGAAGAGCAACGCCTCTTGGTGCATCCACCTGAACAACTGGCTGCACCAGAGCCTCACAGCCAAGCACAACAACAAGGCCCGCACCCTGGACTGTCCCATCCCGGACCGCATAGGGGTCTACTGCAACTACGAGGAGG GAGCACTGTCCTTCTACAACGCCAGAACCAAGACGCTGATGCACACCTTTAGAACCAAGTTCACTCAGCCTGTCATACCAGCCTTCTCG GTGTGGAATGGGAGTTTCTCGGTGCAGACGGGTCTGCAGGTGCCCAGTGTGGTGCAGAGTGGCCAGAGGAAGAACAGTGGTACCAGCAGCTCCAACGCCAGCCTCACCTAG
- the LOC118371577 gene encoding uncharacterized protein LOC118371577 isoform X1, with amino-acid sequence MDIWKKVINLLFLTALMATVTSALSAVITEPPQRTVEAPLGSSLILICSFEPQTSAWVRWYFNINQSCSDSSSSQLSSHKISVNKTVDQYDGGHVLQESGSAWSRLTVRDVRYNDSGWYFCQVLADIPYLRNSNSNETQVIITGKTTESTPPLMTVTRSTHSNEGLLLGWKLWVAVGAASAILVSLLVVIWILLQRRRSKIQRENPIYTNMPAIKQPSPRPGLQMDKQKISPTLKYIRTPTPARTHDNKHIRIPTPARIHDNKHIRIPIPHRANDNKPLTETPNPPRAHDGKHLPTPARAHDLRTPTPPRAHDSK; translated from the exons ATGGATATCTGGAAGAAAGTGATCAACTTGCTGTTTCTTACAG CACTCATGGCAACAGTGACATCTGCTCTCAGCGCTGTGATCACGGAACCACCCCAAAGGACAGTGGAAGCTCCTCTTGGTTCCTCTCTGATCCTCATCTGCAGTTTTGAGCCCCAGACTAGTGCCTGGGTGAGGTGGTATTTCAACATAAACCAATCATGCAGTGATTCTAGTTCCAGTCAACTTTCCTCCCATAAGATATCAGTCAACAAGACTGTGGATCAGTACGATGGAGGTCATGTCCTTCAGGAGTCTGGGAGCGCTTGGTCCAGACTGACTGTGAGAGATGTCCGGTACAATGACAGTGGGTGGTACTTCTGCCAGGTTTTGGCAGATATCCCTTACCTTAGAAACAGTAACAGCAATGAAACTCAAGTTATTATTA CTGGCAAGACGACAGAAAGTACCCCTCCATTGATGACAG TAACTCGGTCTACCCACTCCAATGAGGGTTTGCttctaggctggaagctgtgggTAGCAGTGGGAGCAGCAAGTGCCATACTGGTTTCACTGCTAGTGGTCATCTGGATCCTACTACAACGAAGGAGAAGCAAAATACAAAGAG AGAATCCTATCTATACCAATATGCCTGCAATAAAACAACCCTCTCCGCGTCCAGGACTACAGATGGACAAACAGAAGATTTCTCCCACTTTAAAATATATCAGGACCCCAACTCCAGCCAGAACCCACGACAACAAACACATCAGGATCCCAACTCCAGCCAGAATCCATGACAACAAACACATCAGGATCCCAATTCCACACAGGGCAAATGACAACAAACCCCTCACCGAGACCCCGAATCCACCTAGAGCCCATGATGGCAAACATCTTCCAACTCCTGCCAGGGCACATGACCTCAGGACCCCAACTCCACCCAGGGCCCATGACAGCAAATAA
- the LOC118371577 gene encoding uncharacterized protein LOC118371577 isoform X2, producing the protein MDIWKKVINLLFLTALMATVTSALSAVITEPPQRTVEAPLGSSLILICSFEPQTSAWVRWYFNINQSCSDSSSSQLSSHKISVNKTVDQYDGGHVLQESGSAWSRLTVRDVRYNDSGWYFCQVLADIPYLRNSNSNETQVIITGKTTESTPPLMTVTRSTHSNEGLLLGWKLWVAVGAASAILVSLLVVIWILLQRRRSKIQRGLQMDKQKISPTLKYIRTPTPARTHDNKHIRIPTPARIHDNKHIRIPIPHRANDNKPLTETPNPPRAHDGKHLPTPARAHDLRTPTPPRAHDSK; encoded by the exons ATGGATATCTGGAAGAAAGTGATCAACTTGCTGTTTCTTACAG CACTCATGGCAACAGTGACATCTGCTCTCAGCGCTGTGATCACGGAACCACCCCAAAGGACAGTGGAAGCTCCTCTTGGTTCCTCTCTGATCCTCATCTGCAGTTTTGAGCCCCAGACTAGTGCCTGGGTGAGGTGGTATTTCAACATAAACCAATCATGCAGTGATTCTAGTTCCAGTCAACTTTCCTCCCATAAGATATCAGTCAACAAGACTGTGGATCAGTACGATGGAGGTCATGTCCTTCAGGAGTCTGGGAGCGCTTGGTCCAGACTGACTGTGAGAGATGTCCGGTACAATGACAGTGGGTGGTACTTCTGCCAGGTTTTGGCAGATATCCCTTACCTTAGAAACAGTAACAGCAATGAAACTCAAGTTATTATTA CTGGCAAGACGACAGAAAGTACCCCTCCATTGATGACAG TAACTCGGTCTACCCACTCCAATGAGGGTTTGCttctaggctggaagctgtgggTAGCAGTGGGAGCAGCAAGTGCCATACTGGTTTCACTGCTAGTGGTCATCTGGATCCTACTACAACGAAGGAGAAGCAAAATACAAAGAG GACTACAGATGGACAAACAGAAGATTTCTCCCACTTTAAAATATATCAGGACCCCAACTCCAGCCAGAACCCACGACAACAAACACATCAGGATCCCAACTCCAGCCAGAATCCATGACAACAAACACATCAGGATCCCAATTCCACACAGGGCAAATGACAACAAACCCCTCACCGAGACCCCGAATCCACCTAGAGCCCATGATGGCAAACATCTTCCAACTCCTGCCAGGGCACATGACCTCAGGACCCCAACTCCACCCAGGGCCCATGACAGCAAATAA